The following are from one region of the Hemiscyllium ocellatum isolate sHemOce1 chromosome 26, sHemOce1.pat.X.cur, whole genome shotgun sequence genome:
- the amigo1 gene encoding amphoterin-induced protein 1: protein MWVSCLWESHLSRGYHCGVSHLTVLLLITVCANCPLSVLSLNCHSACICASNIVSCSKKELVNIPKSLPEYTAVLDLSYNSLTHLRAKWTTVRLFRLHTLLLSHNGLFFTSEEAFTEVPHLKYLDLSSNKLKALEELHFQGLEDLEVLLLYNNQISQIDRTAFEGLDSLKKLYLSQNLIARFPLELVKENTRLTALELLDVSSNKIKSLPVQELNSLPAYLKNGLYIHNNPLSCHCNLYLMVTQWHARQFNSAVDFRNEFKCVLPFNHKVSIKLFELQEDYMNCSTVIDSEVEAFLEGTLTFHCDTRLRNMNKVWVTPDNETIQPGHNNRSLKVFPNGSLWLGNLRLEDSGIYTCLATSSQFNETIHVQLKVHNSTVSPTHESLNTAYTTLVGCVASVILVLIYLYLTPCHCRCRSKAEKQRSQQEESIHSSMLSAASTHDVSGDKAAMDRRVAFIEPSKDMQGQNGKLKPNAVEEFEDKRLLTVPRKKSDCGSVGSISSDCPIVV from the coding sequence ATGTGGGTAAGCTGCCTGTGGGAGTCTCACCTGAGCAGAGGATACCATTGCGGAGTCTCCCACCTCACTGTTTTACTTCTCATCACTGTGTGCGCCAACTGCCCCCTGAGTGTGTTGTCTCTGAACTGCCACTCCGCCTGCATCTGTGCAAGCAATATCGTTAGCTGTTCTAAAAAGGAGCTGGTTAATATCCCCAAGTCTCTGCCAGAATATACAGCAGTCCTGGACCTCAGCTACAACAGCCTGACTCATTTGCGAGCGAAGTGGACCACAGTTCGCCTGTTCAGACTCCACACTCTGCTTCTCAGCCACAATGGCCTGTTCTTCACGTCTGAAGAAGCCTTCACTGAGGTGCCGCATTTGAAATACCTTGATCTGTCCTCCAACAAGCTGAAAGCTTTGGAAGAGTTACACTTCCAAGGGCTagaagatttggaggtgctgctgttgtaCAACAACCAAATCTCACAGATTGACAGGACAGCGTTCGAAGGCTTGGACAGCCTGAAGAAGCTGTACCTCAGCCAGAATCTGATCGCTCGCTTCCCGCTGGAGTTGGTGAAGGAAAATACCAGGCTGACAGCACTGGAGCTTCTAGATGTGTCCAGTAACAAGATAAAGTCTCTGCCTGTTCAGGAGCTCAACAGTTTACCTGCGTACCTCAAAAACggcctgtacatccacaacaaccctctgagcTGCCATTGTAACCTTTATCTCATGGTCACCCAATGGCATGCTCGGCAGTTCAATTCTGCCGTGGACTTCAGGAATGAGTTCAAGTGTGTCCTTCCCTTTAACCACAAGGTGTCCATCAAGCTCTTTGAGCTGCAAGAAGACTACATGAACTGCAGTACTGTCATTGACTCTGAGGTGGAGGCCTTCCTTGAAGGGACGTTGACTTTTCACTGTGACACCAGACTGAGGAACATGAACAAAGTATGGGTGACCCCAGACAATGAGACCATCCAGCCTGGCCACAACAACCGAAGTTTGAAGGTATTTCCCAATGGCAGCCTGTGGCTTGGTAATCTGAGGctggaagattctggaatttaTACTTGCCTGGCCACCAGCAGCCAGTTCAATGAGACAATCCACGTCCAACTGAAAGTTCACAATTCCACAGTGAGCCCTACACACGAATCACTGAACACAGCCTACACCACGCTGGTTGGCTGCGTTGCCAGCGTGATCTTGGTTCTCATTTACTTGTACctcacaccatgtcactgtcggTGCAGGAGCAAAGCCGAGAAGCAGAGGAGTCAGCAAGAGGAGAGCATTCACTCATCCATGCTGAGTGCCGCGTCCACCCATGATGTTTCTGGGGACAAAGCCGCTATGGATCGACGAGTGGCCTTCATAGAACCCTCCAAGGATATGCAAGGGCAGAATGGGAAACTCAAACCCAATGCTGTGGAGGAATTTGAGGACAAGAGACTCTTGACTGTGCCCAGAAAGAAATCTGACTGCGGTTCTGTTGGCTCCATCTCCTCAGACTGTCCCATTGTCGTTTAA